The Impatiens glandulifera chromosome 3, dImpGla2.1, whole genome shotgun sequence genome contains a region encoding:
- the LOC124930588 gene encoding ent-kaurene oxidase-like, with amino-acid sequence FFSILLIKYPIHRLKNLSKPTSKHPSICSHSLSPAMELQTVPLTTAIAIGGPAVAIGGISLWLVKGFLNDRRHKIPPGLLPLPEVPGLPLLGNLLQLKEKKPHMTFTKWAQIYGPIYSIRTGSNTMVVLNSNEVAKEAMVTRFSSISTRKLSKALTMLTSDKCMVATSDYDEFHKTVKRHVLTNLLSPTAQKRIRGHRDMLVENIVRLFSPHSERNPLEAVEFREIFESELFGLSMKQSLGNDVESIYVEELETTLSRHDIFNVLVSDPMGGAIDVDWRDFFPYLSWIPNKGFEKKIEQICFRRNVVTKALIREQSKLISAGEEKTCYLGYLLSEGKTLTETQMAMLIWEVIIEASDTTMVVTEWAMYELAKNKDKQKRLYDEIESVCGSEKISEDKLCRLPYLNAIFHETLRRHNPVPVIPLRYAHENTQIGGYFVPAGSEIGINLYGCNMDEKHWVKPEEWNPERFLDGKYDPMDLHKTMAFGSGKRICAGALQASLISCVSIGRLIQEFEWSLGEGQAEDVDIIGLTSRKLHPMQAFLKPRK; translated from the exons TTCTTCtctatattattaatcaaataccCAATTCACCGCTTGAAGAATCTCTCAAAACCCACATCTAAACATCCCTCAATTTGTTCTCATTCTCTCTCCCCTGCAATGGAACTTCAAACAGTTCCTTTGACAACCGCCATCGCCATAGGAGGTCCGGCCGTAGCTATAGGTGGCATTTCTTTGTGGTTAGTAAAAGGATTCCTCAATGATCGACGTCACAAGATACCTCCCGGTCTCCTACCTCTGCCTG AGGTACCTGGTTTGCCTTTGCTTGGGAATTTACTGCAGCTGAAAGAGAAGAAACCTCATATGACTTTTACCAAATGGGCTCAAATTTATGGTCCTATCTATTCAATCAGAACTGGTTCTAATACAATGGTGGTTCTCAATTCCAATGAAGTTGCTAAAGAG GCTATGGTTACAAGGTTTTCATCCATATCAACTAGAAAGTTAAGCAAAGCTTTAACGATGCTCACTTCTGATAAATGCATGGTGGCAACAAGTGATTATGATGAGTTCCATAAGACTGTAAAGAGGCATGTACTCACCAATCTTCTATCCCCAACTGCGCAG AAAAGAATTCGGGGTCATAGAGACATGTTGGTGGAGAACATTGTAAGACTTTTCAGTCCTCATTCTGAGAGGAATCCTTTAGAAGCTGTAGAATTCCGAGAAATATTTGAGTCTGAGCTTTTCGGGTTGTCAATGAAACAA AGTTTGGGCAATGATGTTGAATCAATCTATGTGGAAGAGCTTGAGACAACTCTATCGAGACatgatatatttaatgttttggtGAGCGATCCAATGGGCGGCGCAATTGATGTAGATTGGCGAGACTTCTTCCCGTATTTGAGCTGGATACCCAACAAAGGTTTTGAAAAAAAGATTGAGCAAATTTGTTTTAGGAGGAATGTAGTAACAAAGGCCTTGATTAGAGAACAGAGTAAACTAATTTCTGCAGGAGAG GAAAAGACATGTTATCTCGGCTATCTACTGTCGGAAGGAAAAACATTAACAGAGACACAAATGGCTATGTTAATTTGGGAGGTGATCATAGAAGCATCAGATACTACTATGGTTGTGACAGAATGGGCCATGTATGAACTAGCTAAAAACAAAGATAAACAG AAACGCTTGTATGATGAAATTGAAAGCGTTTGTGGGTCGGAGAAGATATCTGAGGATAAGCTCTGTCGGCTTCCTTACTTGAATGCTATATTTCATGAAACTTTAAGAAGACACAATCCTGTTCCAGTTATTCCTCTACGATATGCTCACGAAAATACACAAATCGGAGGATACTTTGTGCCTGCAGGAAGTGAG ATTGGGATCAACCTTTATGGATGCAACATGGATGAGAAACATTGGGTGAAACCGGAAGAGTGGAACCCGGAGAGGTTTCTTGATGGGAAGTATGATCCAATGGATTTGCACAAAACCATGGCATTTGGAAGCGGAAAAAGGATATGTGCAGGCGCACTTCAAGCGTCACTAATCTCTTGTGTGTCTATTGGTAGGCTTATACAAGAGTTTGAGTGGAGCCTAGGCGAAGGGCAAGCTGAAGATGTAGACATTATTGGCCTCACTAGTCGCAAACTTCATCCAATGCAGGCATTCCTTAAACCTAGGAAGTGA
- the LOC124930587 gene encoding ent-kaurene oxidase-like, with amino-acid sequence MELQTFPFWSVVAIFFGFLSLFLNGRNRKIPLGLLPLPEVPGLPLVGNLLQLKEKKPHMTFTKWAQTYGPIYSIRTGFKKMVVLNSNEVAKEAMVTRFSSISTRKLSKALTILTSDKCMVATSDYNEFHKIVKRHVITNLLSSTAQKRQLVHRDLLLENIVKLFGAHLVENPLEVVEFREIFESELFGLAMKEALGNDYESIYVEELGTTLWRKDIFNVLVNNPMAGAIEVDWREFFPYLKWIPNKDFEKKIGQINFERNVVTNALIREQSKLVYGKNGGYLGYLLSEGKTLSKTQICMLIWEVIIQVSDTTMVVTEWAMYELAKNKDKQNRLYDEIESVCGSEKISEDKLCRLPYLNAIFHETLRKHNPVPVIPLRYAHEDTQIGGYFVPAGSEIGINLYGCNMNEKQWVKPEEWNPDRFLDGKYDPMDLHNTMAFGSGKRICAGALQAILISCMSIGRLVHEFEWSLSEGETADVDILGLTGRKLHPMRAFLKSRK; translated from the exons ATGGAACTTCAAACATTTCCCTTCTGGAGCGTTGTGGCCATCTTTTTtggttttctttctttgttccTCAATGGTCGGAATCGCAAGATACCACTCGGTCTCTTACCATTGCCCG AGGTACCTGGTCTGCCTTTGGTTGGAAATCTGTTGCAGCTAAAGGAGAAGAAGCCTCATATGACTTTTACTAAATGGGCACAAACTTATGGTCCTATCTATTCTATAAGAACTGGCTTTAAGAAAATGGTGGTTCTCAATTCCAATGAAGTTGCCAAAGag GCTATGGTTACAAGGTTTTCATCCATCTCAACTAGAAAGCTAAGCAAAGCTTTAACAATCCTCACTTCTGATAAATGCATGGTGGCAACAAGTGATTATAATGAGTTCCACAAGATAGTAAAGAGACATGTAATCACCAATCTTCTATCCTCGACTGCTCAG AAACGACAACTGGTTCATAGAGACTTGTTGTTGGAGAACATTGTAAAACTTTTCGGTGCTCATTTGGTGGAAAATCCTCTAGAAGTCGTAGAATTCCGAGAAATCTTTGAGTCGGAGCTTTTCGGGTTGGCAATGAAAGAA GCTTTGGGCAACGATTATGAATCAATCTATGTTGAAGAGCTCGGGACAACTCTATGGAGAAAGGACATATTTAATGTTTTGGTGAACAATCCAATGGCTGGCGCGATTGAAGTAGATTGGCGAGAATTCTTCCCATATTTGAAATGGATACCAAATAAAGATTTCGAAAAGAAGATAGGGCAAATTAATTTCGAGAGGAATGTAGTAACAAACGCCCTAATTAGAGAACAAAGTAAATTGGTTTAT GGAAAGAACGGTGGTTACCTTGGTTATTTATTGTCTGAAGGAAAAACATTATCAAAGACACAAATTTGTATGTTGATTTGGGAGGTGATCATACAAGTATCAGATACTACTATGGTTGTGACAGAATGGGCTATGTATGAACTAGCTAAAAACAAAGATAAACAG AACCGTTTGTATGATGAAATTGAAAGTGTTTGTGGATCGGAGAAGATATCCGAGGATAAGTTGTGTCGGCTTCCTTACTTGAATGCTATCTTTCACGAAACTTTAAGAAAACACAATCCtgttccggttattcctttacGATATGCTCACGAAGATACACAAATAGGAGGATACTTTGTGCCCGCTGGAAGTGAG ATTGGGATCAACCTTTATGGATGCAACATGAATGAAAAACAATGGGTGAAACCAGAAGAGTGGAATCCAGATAGATTTCTCGATGGAAAATACGATCCAATGGATTTGCACAACACAATGGCATTTGGAAGCGGGAAAAGGATATGTGCAGGCGCACTTCAAGCTATACTTATTTCTTGCATGTCTATTGGTAGGCTTGTACACGAGTTTGAATGGAGCTTAAGTGAAGGCGAAACAGCAGATGTTGACATTCTTGGCTTAACTGGTCGCAAACTTCATCCAATGCGGGCATTCCTTAAATCTAGGAAATGA